A portion of the Eubacterium maltosivorans genome contains these proteins:
- the nikA gene encoding nickel ABC transporter substrate-binding protein, with the protein MKLKKIAALFVTAVMCTSLLAGCGSTGGTDVSGKDEINYACTKDIRDINPHLYSGEMSAQNMVFEGLTKNEDGEVKPALAESWDISDDGLTYTFHLRKGVTFTDGEPFNAQAVKQNFDAIISNKERHAWLDMVNEIADTVVVDDNTFKLVLAHPYYPTLVELGLTRPFRFISPKCFVDGNTKDGVSGYAGTGPWVLSEHEDNQYATFTRNDHYWGDKARVSKINWKVMPDPQTILLALQNGEVDLLFGADGDQIDLDSFKKLESEGAYVTYLSEPVASRAILLNSKAPVTSDLKVREAFEMAINKQNIIEGILNGSEDQADTLMAKTVPYCDIDLKTYSYDPDKAGKLLDEAGWAMGSDGVREKDGKKCEVTFSYNSQNAQEGTIAESIQADLAAVGIKMNILAEEKQAFLDRQKSGDFDLQYSLSWGTPYDPQSYVSSWRIPAHGDYQAQTGLERKQWLDDTITKIMIEADDNARAGMYKEILTYINDQCVYVPISYSKTKAVGIKGLQGVTFNDSQYEIPFEKMYWN; encoded by the coding sequence ATGAAGCTTAAAAAAATTGCAGCGCTGTTCGTGACAGCGGTCATGTGCACCAGCCTTTTGGCAGGCTGTGGCAGCACAGGCGGCACAGATGTGTCCGGGAAGGATGAGATCAACTACGCCTGCACCAAGGATATAAGGGACATCAACCCACACCTGTACTCAGGAGAAATGTCTGCCCAGAACATGGTGTTTGAAGGGCTGACAAAGAATGAAGATGGTGAGGTAAAGCCTGCCCTGGCAGAAAGCTGGGATATCTCGGATGACGGGCTTACGTATACCTTTCATTTAAGAAAAGGCGTGACCTTTACGGACGGCGAGCCCTTTAACGCCCAGGCGGTCAAACAGAATTTTGACGCCATTATCAGCAACAAGGAGCGCCATGCCTGGCTGGATATGGTCAACGAAATCGCAGATACCGTGGTCGTGGATGACAACACCTTCAAGCTGGTGCTGGCCCATCCCTATTACCCGACACTGGTCGAGCTGGGCCTGACACGGCCCTTCCGTTTCATCTCCCCCAAATGCTTTGTGGATGGGAATACCAAGGACGGCGTCAGCGGCTACGCAGGAACAGGCCCCTGGGTGTTGTCGGAGCATGAAGACAACCAGTACGCCACCTTTACCCGCAACGATCACTACTGGGGTGACAAGGCCAGGGTTTCCAAGATTAACTGGAAGGTGATGCCCGATCCTCAGACCATTCTGCTGGCCCTGCAAAACGGCGAGGTCGATCTGCTTTTCGGCGCTGACGGCGACCAGATTGATCTGGATTCCTTTAAAAAGCTGGAATCAGAGGGCGCCTATGTGACCTACCTCAGTGAACCGGTAGCCTCGAGAGCGATTCTGCTGAACAGCAAAGCGCCGGTCACCAGTGATCTGAAGGTGCGTGAGGCTTTCGAGATGGCCATTAACAAGCAGAACATCATCGAGGGCATTTTAAATGGCTCCGAGGACCAGGCCGATACACTGATGGCGAAAACCGTACCCTACTGTGATATTGACTTAAAAACTTATTCCTATGACCCGGATAAAGCCGGAAAGCTTCTGGACGAGGCGGGCTGGGCCATGGGCTCAGACGGTGTGCGTGAGAAGGACGGCAAAAAATGCGAAGTGACCTTTTCCTACAACTCTCAGAACGCCCAGGAGGGAACCATCGCAGAATCCATCCAGGCCGATCTGGCCGCCGTTGGGATTAAGATGAATATTTTAGCCGAAGAAAAGCAGGCATTCCTGGACCGCCAGAAGTCCGGTGATTTTGATCTCCAGTACTCCCTGTCCTGGGGAACACCATACGATCCCCAGTCCTATGTCTCCTCATGGAGAATCCCGGCACACGGCGATTACCAGGCGCAGACTGGCCTTGAAAGGAAGCAGTGGCTTGACGATACCATCACTAAGATTATGATCGAGGCAGATGACAACGCCCGGGCGGGTATGTACAAAGAAATCCTGACCTACATCAACGACCAGTGCGTCTACGTGCCCATCTCCTACTCCAAGACCAAGGCAGTTGGGATTAAAGGCCTGCAGGGGGTAACGTTCAACGATTCTCAGTACGAGATTCCCTTTGAGAAGATGTACTGGAATTAA
- a CDS encoding class I SAM-dependent methyltransferase, whose protein sequence is MENILERVENYWEGRADGYSEVNEAELNSYKMDVWKDLINSYKPDVIGRKLKVLDIGTGPGFFAITMASCGYDVTAVDYTDAMLYKAKKNAGIYKSAIDFRRMDAHSLDFEDNTFDLIVTRNLTWNLERPDEAYEEWHRVLAPGGRMLNFDANWYLHLYDEDKRREYFEDRNNSQAQGYNDHYVCTDTTAMEEIARNLPLSRTMRPQWDAAVLLNIGFKKVMIEQDMGDRVWDDEEQVNYASTPMFMIAATK, encoded by the coding sequence ATGGAGAATATTTTAGAGAGAGTCGAAAATTATTGGGAAGGCCGGGCAGACGGCTATTCTGAAGTAAACGAGGCTGAGCTGAACAGCTATAAAATGGATGTGTGGAAAGACCTGATCAACAGCTATAAGCCGGATGTGATCGGCCGAAAGCTGAAGGTGCTGGACATCGGCACAGGCCCGGGATTTTTTGCGATCACCATGGCCTCCTGCGGCTATGATGTTACCGCTGTGGATTACACCGACGCCATGCTGTATAAGGCTAAAAAGAACGCCGGCATTTATAAAAGCGCCATTGATTTCAGACGCATGGACGCCCACTCGCTGGATTTTGAGGATAACACCTTTGATCTGATCGTAACCCGAAACCTGACCTGGAACCTGGAAAGACCAGATGAAGCCTATGAGGAGTGGCACCGCGTGCTGGCGCCGGGCGGCAGAATGCTAAACTTTGATGCAAACTGGTACCTGCATCTTTACGATGAGGACAAGCGCCGGGAATACTTTGAGGACCGCAATAACTCTCAGGCCCAGGGTTACAACGACCACTACGTGTGCACAGACACCACAGCCATGGAAGAGATTGCCAGAAATTTACCGCTGAGCCGTACCATGCGCCCACAGTGGGACGCCGCGGTTCTGCTGAACATCGGCTTTAAAAAAGTGATGATCGAACAGGATATGGGAGACCGCGTCTGGGACGACGAGGAACAGGTGAACTACGCCTCAACCCCCATGTTCATGATCGCAGCGACCAAATAA
- a CDS encoding HD domain-containing protein: MFQITDSRLKDALDFASDKHAGQLRWGGIPFITHPVAVAAYLQERGYNDNTLLTALFHDLLEDTDTTQEEILKRSDREVLDAVILLTKPKPYDMADYLGGIDRNAMAKDVKCADRIHNLRTTADSSRAFRQKYYDESVRWYVPFFKNTRFEADFLEALGQLERMLK; encoded by the coding sequence ATGTTTCAGATTACCGATTCACGTTTAAAGGATGCTCTGGACTTTGCTTCAGATAAACACGCGGGCCAGCTGCGCTGGGGTGGTATCCCCTTTATTACCCACCCTGTGGCGGTGGCGGCTTATCTACAGGAGCGGGGCTATAATGATAATACCTTACTCACGGCTCTTTTTCATGACCTGCTGGAGGATACGGACACCACCCAGGAAGAGATTTTAAAGCGCAGTGACAGGGAGGTGCTGGACGCTGTGATCCTGCTGACCAAGCCCAAACCCTACGACATGGCCGACTACCTGGGCGGGATTGACCGAAACGCTATGGCAAAGGATGTAAAGTGCGCGGACAGGATTCATAACCTGAGGACAACCGCGGATTCGAGCCGGGCCTTCCGGCAGAAGTACTACGACGAGAGCGTGCGCTGGTATGTTCCTTTTTTTAAAAATACCCGCTTTGAGGCTGACTTTCTGGAAGCGCTGGGACAGCTGGAAAGAATGCTTAAATAG
- a CDS encoding helix-turn-helix domain-containing protein yields the protein MVYFGSKLRQLRQEKGYTQQQLADKLGITKGSVSAYETSAKYPSVDVLRKIAVTLNTSTDFLLGLSDERVFNLDFLTDDQIHIINSLIAEFNHLNNKNN from the coding sequence ATGGTATATTTTGGATCAAAGCTCAGACAACTCAGACAGGAAAAAGGATATACACAGCAGCAGCTGGCAGATAAGCTGGGGATCACCAAGGGGAGTGTTTCGGCCTATGAGACCTCTGCAAAGTATCCATCGGTCGATGTACTGCGAAAAATAGCGGTAACTTTAAATACGTCGACCGATTTTCTCCTGGGCCTGTCCGATGAGCGCGTTTTTAATCTTGACTTTTTAACAGACGATCAGATTCATATCATTAACAGCCTGATCGCAGAATTCAATCATTTAAACAATAAAAACAATTAG
- a CDS encoding sensor histidine kinase, producing MMRKRSIAFKLGLYFSLALLVFALVAGSVFFLLFKKQNVALTQKQLEDRAGAIADTFGTFISAEGSRDGKHGEGSRGAGNGNGMGYAAYIRFLDDIAMADVWVVDADHNLVTPSTHEGHQTPASTYNYADLPADAETVVDQAFGGQVTASEGFSGLLNAPTLTVGAPVRDSSGNIQAVVLLHSPVEGIESAANEGFRTLAISLCVALVIGIGFAVLLARSFTKPMKEMQVMAGRLAGGDYTAASHIKRQDEIGQLAGSLDTLSHQLKLSSEEHERFQKMQQAFFSNISHELKTPVTVLCGSLEALAGGVVTDPAQVAAYHQEMYAESLALKRLVNDLLDLSRLQNAEFSLNLEQVNLCDIISEVRRSAQNMAKEKELTVTTEVDTGVYFMQGDYLRLRQLLMIAMSNAIKFSPGGGQIEMCLSEHTLTITDHGCGISAEDQKHIFERFYKTLSEENAEGTGLGLPIAKEIAERHKIGLTVTSEEGQGTTVTLELPGKENTTV from the coding sequence ATGATGAGGAAGCGTAGCATTGCCTTTAAACTGGGTCTATATTTCTCTCTGGCCCTTCTGGTCTTTGCGCTGGTGGCCGGTTCGGTGTTTTTTCTGCTGTTTAAAAAGCAGAATGTCGCGCTGACCCAGAAGCAGCTGGAGGACCGGGCAGGCGCCATAGCGGATACCTTTGGCACCTTTATATCCGCCGAAGGCAGCAGAGACGGAAAGCATGGCGAGGGAAGCCGCGGGGCAGGGAACGGCAATGGCATGGGCTACGCGGCCTATATCCGTTTTTTGGACGATATCGCCATGGCGGATGTGTGGGTCGTGGATGCCGACCACAACCTGGTAACGCCATCCACCCACGAAGGCCACCAGACCCCGGCGTCTACCTATAACTACGCCGATCTGCCGGCCGATGCCGAAACGGTGGTAGACCAGGCTTTTGGGGGGCAGGTCACTGCGAGCGAGGGCTTCTCGGGCCTGCTAAACGCCCCGACGCTGACGGTTGGGGCTCCGGTCCGGGACAGTTCGGGCAATATACAGGCCGTGGTGCTGCTTCACTCGCCGGTGGAGGGGATTGAGAGCGCAGCCAATGAGGGCTTTAGAACCCTGGCCATCAGCCTGTGCGTGGCGCTGGTGATCGGGATTGGTTTTGCGGTGCTGCTGGCCCGCAGCTTCACAAAGCCCATGAAAGAAATGCAGGTAATGGCCGGGCGGCTGGCCGGGGGTGATTATACAGCCGCGAGCCACATCAAGCGGCAGGATGAGATCGGGCAGCTGGCCGGTTCGCTGGATACCTTAAGCCACCAGCTTAAGCTTTCCAGTGAGGAGCACGAGCGGTTCCAGAAAATGCAGCAGGCCTTTTTCTCAAATATCTCCCATGAGCTTAAAACCCCGGTGACAGTGCTCTGCGGCTCTTTAGAAGCTCTGGCCGGCGGCGTGGTGACGGATCCGGCTCAGGTGGCTGCCTATCATCAGGAAATGTACGCGGAAAGCCTGGCTCTTAAACGGCTGGTCAATGACCTGCTGGACCTGTCCAGACTCCAGAATGCCGAGTTCAGCCTTAACCTGGAGCAGGTGAATCTCTGTGATATCATCAGCGAGGTGCGGCGCAGTGCCCAGAATATGGCAAAGGAAAAGGAACTGACTGTCACCACTGAGGTGGACACGGGCGTTTACTTTATGCAGGGTGACTACCTGCGCCTGCGGCAGCTGCTCATGATTGCCATGAGCAACGCCATAAAATTTTCACCAGGGGGCGGACAGATTGAAATGTGCCTGTCTGAGCATACGCTTACCATTACCGATCATGGCTGCGGCATCAGCGCGGAGGATCAGAAGCATATTTTTGAACGCTTTTATAAAACCCTGTCCGAGGAAAATGCCGAGGGAACCGGTCTGGGACTTCCCATCGCCAAGGAGATCGCAGAGCGGCACAAAATTGGCCTGACGGTCACAAGCGAAGAAGGTCAGGGCACAACTGTGACGCTGGAGCTGCCCGGCAAAGAGAACACGACCGTATGA
- a CDS encoding response regulator transcription factor, translating into MEKMLIADDNRQITAVLTAYARKEGFEPVVAYDGEEALAAYRREAPAVILLDVMMPKLDGFEVCRRIREESAVPIIMITARGEDFEKIMGLDIGADDYIVKPFSGGEVMARVRAILRRLSRDGGARHQFFSYKGLTIDLDTYTTTVDGEAVPLTKKETELLWTLATNRQKVFSRDNLLDAVWGYDYYGDNRTVDSHIRRLRAKLGKREHPGWSVATIWGVGYRFEVNDEEA; encoded by the coding sequence ATGGAAAAAATGCTGATTGCGGATGATAACAGGCAGATAACAGCAGTGCTCACAGCCTACGCGCGTAAGGAGGGCTTTGAGCCTGTTGTCGCCTATGACGGTGAGGAGGCCCTCGCCGCCTACAGGCGGGAAGCCCCGGCAGTTATTCTGCTGGATGTAATGATGCCAAAGCTTGACGGCTTTGAGGTCTGCAGGCGAATACGGGAGGAATCGGCCGTTCCGATTATTATGATAACAGCCCGGGGCGAAGACTTTGAGAAGATCATGGGGCTGGACATTGGCGCCGATGATTATATTGTCAAGCCCTTTTCCGGCGGAGAGGTTATGGCGCGGGTGCGGGCTATTCTGCGGCGGCTGTCCCGGGATGGCGGAGCCAGACATCAGTTTTTCAGCTATAAGGGCTTGACCATCGATCTGGACACCTATACCACAACGGTGGACGGCGAGGCAGTACCGCTCACTAAAAAAGAGACAGAGCTGCTCTGGACCCTTGCCACGAACCGGCAAAAGGTCTTTTCAAGGGACAACCTGCTGGACGCTGTGTGGGGCTATGACTATTACGGCGATAACCGTACGGTCGATTCCCATATCCGGCGCCTGAGGGCCAAGCTGGGAAAAAGAGAGCATCCCGGGTGGAGCGTCGCGACCATCTGGGGGGTTGGGTATCGCTTTGAGGTGAATGATGAGGAAGCGTAG
- a CDS encoding sensor histidine kinase, with product MAMRAHPKKISRLILIYACLLVLSFVVVLVMAAGALTEIITSDQFVPANSVENAIQDQKEAIQAAEPFDASLVPEGSRYALIDHDGQVLDTDMDPKMLAEAREYAQRGQNLFGDRFYYQIPRADGVCVLQYYIKASYKDEALNQKLPSPEWLMNAVIITAAALYILVIFLGTRAFSKRLKNELAPLMEATNAIRNQDLEYRASPSGIWEFNQVLSSMDDMRLALKESLEQQWREKQEKQEQISALAHDIKTPLTIIKGNSELLAEDDLRGDQAECVRYIHDNAEVIEEYTRLLMEVSQDRAAWNLSAEAIPAAAFMEQIKKQAEGYAAGKQIQLRFDTEHLPEAFAGDRGLLTRAVMNIIANGADYTPEGGSLSLKAEGDGSVISITVTDGGPGFSADALKNAARKFYMGDKSRSAQKHYGMGLYITDSIIRQHGGSLCLENDPQTGHGRVVIKLKGTGNFGM from the coding sequence ATGGCAATGAGAGCGCATCCTAAAAAGATCAGCAGGCTTATCTTAATCTATGCCTGTCTGCTCGTTTTGTCCTTTGTGGTGGTGCTGGTCATGGCTGCCGGCGCCCTGACTGAGATTATCACATCGGACCAGTTCGTCCCGGCCAACAGTGTGGAGAACGCGATCCAGGACCAGAAGGAGGCCATCCAGGCCGCAGAGCCCTTTGATGCGTCACTTGTCCCGGAGGGGAGCCGCTACGCGCTAATTGACCACGATGGTCAGGTGCTTGATACCGATATGGATCCAAAAATGCTGGCAGAGGCCCGGGAGTATGCCCAGAGAGGGCAGAACCTCTTTGGCGATCGGTTTTATTATCAGATTCCCCGGGCCGATGGGGTTTGTGTCCTTCAATACTATATCAAGGCGTCCTATAAGGACGAGGCACTAAACCAGAAGCTTCCCTCTCCGGAGTGGCTGATGAATGCGGTGATCATCACAGCGGCAGCGCTCTATATTCTGGTGATCTTTTTAGGCACCAGAGCATTCAGCAAACGCTTGAAAAATGAGCTGGCCCCGCTCATGGAGGCTACAAATGCCATCCGGAATCAGGATCTGGAATACAGGGCCAGCCCATCTGGTATATGGGAGTTTAACCAGGTGCTTAGCTCCATGGATGATATGCGCCTCGCCTTGAAAGAATCTCTGGAGCAGCAGTGGCGTGAGAAGCAGGAAAAGCAGGAGCAGATCAGCGCGCTGGCCCACGATATCAAGACACCGCTGACCATTATAAAAGGGAACAGCGAGCTGCTCGCCGAGGATGACCTGAGGGGGGACCAGGCCGAATGTGTCCGCTATATCCACGATAACGCCGAGGTCATTGAGGAGTACACGCGCCTCTTGATGGAGGTGTCCCAGGACAGAGCGGCCTGGAATCTGAGTGCAGAGGCCATCCCGGCCGCGGCCTTTATGGAGCAGATAAAAAAGCAGGCCGAGGGCTATGCTGCCGGGAAGCAGATACAGCTGCGCTTTGACACTGAGCACCTGCCGGAGGCCTTTGCCGGCGACCGTGGGCTGCTGACCCGGGCGGTCATGAATATCATTGCCAACGGCGCCGACTATACGCCAGAGGGCGGCAGCCTCAGCCTTAAGGCAGAGGGAGACGGCAGTGTGATCTCCATAACCGTCACAGACGGCGGGCCAGGGTTCAGCGCAGACGCGCTCAAAAACGCGGCCCGTAAATTTTACATGGGCGACAAAAGCAGGAGCGCCCAAAAACACTATGGTATGGGGCTCTACATTACAGACAGTATTATCAGGCAGCACGGCGGCAGCCTGTGTTTGGAGAATGATCCTCAGACTGGCCATGGCAGAGTGGTGATAAAATTGAAAGGTACAGGCAATTTTGGGATGTAG
- a CDS encoding response regulator transcription factor: MARILAVDDEKGILNLVKRVLEKDGHQVRTLSDPGELSINGLEAFDLILLDVMMPGTDGFTLCRELRENVDCPILFLTAKTMEKDIMYGLGIGGDDYITKPFGNGELRARVAAHLRREKREKRSMLSLDGIRFNLGAHEVMAGEHKVPLTKSEYAICEFLARNHGQVFSKEQIYEAVYGYEGEGDSSAIAEHVKNIRAKLSVYGCAPIETVWGIGYKWQ, encoded by the coding sequence ATGGCGAGAATATTGGCAGTTGACGATGAAAAGGGTATTTTAAATCTGGTGAAACGTGTGCTGGAAAAGGATGGACATCAGGTCAGAACCCTATCAGACCCGGGAGAGCTTTCCATAAACGGACTTGAGGCCTTTGACCTCATCCTTCTGGATGTGATGATGCCTGGAACCGATGGCTTTACCCTCTGCCGGGAGCTTCGGGAAAATGTGGACTGTCCCATCCTTTTCCTGACCGCCAAAACCATGGAGAAGGATATTATGTACGGCCTGGGTATTGGCGGCGACGACTACATTACCAAGCCCTTTGGAAACGGTGAGCTGAGAGCCAGAGTGGCAGCGCATCTGCGGCGTGAAAAGCGTGAAAAGCGCAGCATGCTGAGTCTGGATGGCATAAGGTTTAACCTCGGCGCCCATGAGGTGATGGCAGGAGAGCATAAGGTACCTTTGACCAAAAGCGAGTATGCCATCTGTGAATTCCTGGCCAGAAACCACGGGCAGGTCTTTTCCAAGGAACAGATCTACGAGGCGGTGTACGGCTACGAGGGTGAGGGAGACAGCTCTGCCATTGCGGAGCATGTCAAAAATATCCGGGCAAAGCTGAGTGTTTACGGCTGCGCGCCTATTGAAACGGTCTGGGGGATTGGGTATAAATGGCAATGA
- a CDS encoding lantibiotic immunity ABC transporter MutG family permease subunit translates to MKSFFRSLKAESLKIKHTPILWLHLIIPLVGVCLFLFYSAISAWSTEVLVTFYFEALALAFPMLIGIVCGMAASQEEQAGGFQNLLGVLPSRLVPFLGKFGFLAVLGLGALAAAVGLYGVGFALLPGQQAVPALLYLKLAGALFASDLFLYLLHLWISLRFGKGASISVGVAGSLVSALMLTGLGEGIWYFIPWGWGVRFCDMAVIKALTAPTPEGLMFIQNETAAGWLAAGGATLLLFALCLLWFKRWEGRSASE, encoded by the coding sequence ATGAAAAGCTTTTTCAGGTCTTTAAAGGCCGAATCTCTTAAAATAAAACACACGCCCATTTTGTGGCTGCATCTGATCATTCCCCTTGTGGGGGTGTGCCTGTTTCTTTTTTACAGCGCCATATCGGCATGGAGCACTGAGGTTTTGGTGACCTTCTATTTCGAGGCGCTGGCCCTGGCTTTTCCGATGCTCATTGGGATTGTCTGCGGCATGGCCGCCTCCCAGGAGGAGCAGGCCGGCGGTTTTCAGAACTTGCTCGGGGTGCTGCCGTCCAGGCTGGTTCCGTTTTTAGGAAAGTTCGGGTTCCTTGCGGTTCTGGGGCTTGGCGCGCTGGCGGCAGCTGTCGGCCTTTACGGAGTGGGTTTTGCCCTGCTGCCGGGCCAGCAGGCTGTACCGGCGCTGCTGTATCTGAAGCTGGCAGGCGCTCTGTTTGCTTCTGATTTATTTTTATATTTACTCCACCTCTGGATCAGCCTGCGTTTTGGCAAGGGCGCGTCTATTTCTGTGGGGGTTGCGGGTTCGCTGGTGTCGGCGCTGATGCTGACAGGCCTCGGGGAAGGAATCTGGTATTTTATTCCCTGGGGATGGGGCGTGCGCTTCTGCGATATGGCTGTGATAAAAGCGCTGACGGCCCCGACGCCGGAAGGACTCATGTTTATCCAGAATGAGACTGCCGCAGGCTGGCTGGCGGCTGGCGGCGCCACACTGCTGCTCTTCGCGCTCTGCCTGCTTTGGTTTAAGCGCTGGGAGGGGAGAAGCGCCAGCGAATAA